One window of the Chitinophaga niabensis genome contains the following:
- a CDS encoding sensor histidine kinase codes for MYKRIWWIILPTVLTVLAFQTYWLMATYREQRKAFYNQAKDVLQYTYDQAFMESLVTLQMKQLHSSPKDIDSAIRDVMEDNEITFSSTIIASDTMNLRESTLKDARTTTMSRENLQPFLSGILSNTPGLRPDSQKVLKAYRKELATRGIAVGVQLSYAKKTDTTGYHISIPLSVSEPDNQLHARFSGVGNYLMKKMSGPVIISLVLLLIVAGCIWALWRIIMRQKALEAMRSDFISNITHELKTPVAILSTINESLLTYNGMDDKTKTERYLRLSKDELNKLQGHIEEILNLSKMENGTALAESNEVLLPEVLNMVQQRYIHLPGVYITTVMEVTETVVHTHRESLFTILNNLVDNSIKYADKPEKRIELRVKQQDTSYLFSVTDNGIGISKEHLPFIFDKFYRVPQGNLHDVKGYGLGLSYVKELVNRLGGSIKVSSTPGSGSLFTFKIPGT; via the coding sequence CAGTATACATATGACCAGGCTTTTATGGAAAGCCTGGTAACCCTGCAGATGAAACAGCTGCATTCCTCCCCCAAAGATATAGACAGCGCCATCAGGGATGTAATGGAGGACAATGAAATTACCTTCAGCAGCACTATTATAGCCTCTGATACCATGAACTTACGTGAATCCACTTTGAAAGATGCCCGTACCACTACCATGTCGCGCGAGAACCTGCAGCCATTTCTTTCCGGCATATTGTCCAACACCCCGGGGCTGCGGCCGGATAGTCAAAAAGTGTTAAAAGCCTACAGAAAAGAATTGGCTACACGAGGTATTGCCGTAGGAGTTCAATTATCTTATGCAAAAAAGACGGATACTACCGGATATCACATTAGTATACCCTTGTCTGTATCAGAGCCGGATAACCAGCTTCATGCCCGTTTTTCCGGTGTGGGAAATTATCTCATGAAGAAGATGAGCGGACCGGTGATCATCTCCCTTGTCTTATTGCTGATCGTTGCAGGCTGTATATGGGCATTGTGGCGTATCATTATGCGGCAGAAAGCACTGGAAGCCATGCGCAGTGATTTCATCAGTAATATCACGCATGAACTGAAAACACCCGTAGCCATTCTGAGCACCATTAATGAATCGCTGCTGACCTATAACGGGATGGATGATAAAACCAAAACGGAAAGATACCTGCGCTTATCTAAAGACGAACTGAATAAATTACAGGGGCATATAGAAGAAATCCTCAACCTGTCTAAAATGGAGAACGGTACCGCGTTGGCTGAAAGTAACGAAGTACTGTTGCCGGAGGTGCTCAATATGGTGCAGCAACGTTACATTCACCTGCCCGGCGTTTATATCACCACAGTGATGGAAGTAACGGAAACCGTAGTGCATACGCACCGGGAATCATTGTTTACGATCCTGAACAACCTGGTGGATAATTCCATTAAATATGCAGACAAGCCGGAGAAACGGATAGAACTGCGCGTAAAGCAGCAGGATACCAGCTACCTTTTTAGCGTAACAGATAATGGTATTGGCATCAGTAAAGAACACCTTCCTTTTATCTTCGATAAATTTTACCGTGTGCCGCAAGGGAACCTGCACGATGTGAAAGGTTATGGCCTTGGGCTCAGTTATGTGAAGGAATTAGTGAACAGGCTGGGTGGCAGTATTAAAGTATCCAGCACGCCCGGCAGCGGAAGTTTGTTCACCTTTAAAATACCCGGAACATGA